One genomic segment of Misgurnus anguillicaudatus chromosome 25, ASM2758022v2, whole genome shotgun sequence includes these proteins:
- the LOC141362026 gene encoding uncharacterized protein, translating to MTENTLSLDNQLCNTDELIKKSNLIEDGNPARYHLKSTTDNVNQSKSYRKITFGERDTDKAHKIILMVGETGSGKTTLINTMINYICGVQRKDKVWFEITDDQSNTSSVYSQTSDVTVYGVYIQETSVDLTIIDTPGYGDTCDISLDQKIVRDLLSLYTSEDRPHEINAVCLVCNSSCTRLSDEQQYIFDSVQSLFGKDIVDNIVLLFTHSDGTRPKNALTAVKEAKVKCAVDEMNQPIYFLFNNHQRETIDEEEQTIQDQSWKLSFREMNEFFNFLSMIKPKTLEMTQEVLKKRQQLEPNISKLQSHVQKMKEKQNELKETEEDLEKHKQDVKENNNFEFEIEVFYKEKVDIDPAVAKKATCCTICEENCHYPGCLRVTNLMV from the exons ATGACG GAAAACACATTGAGTTTAGACAATCAGTTGTGCAACACTGATGAACTCATCAAGAAGAGCAACTTAATTGAAGATGGAAATCCTGCTCGATATCATTTGAAATCAACAACAGATAATGTGAATCAATCAAAGTCATACAGAAAAATCACCTTTGGTGAGAGAGACACAGATAAAGCTCATAAAATCATACTGATGGTGGGAGAAACAGGCAGTGGAAAAACAACTCTCATCAATACTATGATCAACTACATCTGTGGTGTTCAAAGAAAAGACAAAGTTTGGTTTGAGATCACAGACGATCAGAGTAACACATCATCAGTTTACAGTCAGACCTCTGATGTCACTGTTTATGGTGTTTATATACAAGAGACTTCAGTTGATTTAACAATCATTGATACACCAGGATATGGAGACACCTGTGATATTAGCTTAGATCAAAAGATTGTTAGGGATTTGCTTAGCTTATATACATCTGAAGATAGGCCTCATGAAATCAATGCAGTGTGTTTAGTGTGTAACTCATCTTGCACTCGCCTTTCTGATGAACAGCAATACATATTTGATTCTGTTCAGTCTTTATTTGGTAAAGATATTGTTGATAACATTGTGTTACTCTTCACACACTCTGATGGTACTCGCCCTAAAAATGCGCTGACAGCCGTCAAAGAAGCTAAAGTCAAGTGTGCTGTAGATGAGATGAATCAGCCGATCTATTTTCTCTTCAACAACCATCAGAGAGAAACAATTGATGAAGAAGAACAAACAATCCAGGATCAATCATGGAAGCTCAGTTTTAGAGAAATGAATGAGTTTTTCAACTTTCTTAGCATGATAAAACCCAAAACCTTGGAGATGACTCAAGAAGTTTTGAAGAAACGGCAACAGTTAGAGCCAAACATCTCCAAACTACAATCACATGTTCAAAAGATGAAAGAAAAGCAGAATGAGCTGAAAGAAACTGAAGAAGATCTAGAGAAACACAAGCAAGATGTCAAAGAAAACAACAACTTTGAGTTTGAAATTGAAGTGTTCTACAAAGAAAAGGTTGATATTGATCCAGCTGTAGCTAAAAAAGCAACATGCTGCACTATCTGTGAGGAGAACTGTCACTATCCTGGATGTTTGCGGGTAACAAATCTCATGGTGTAG
- the LOC141362027 gene encoding uncharacterized protein, whose amino-acid sequence MFLFKLHREKAKQFCKMEELIRKSNLMEDGNPARYHLKTTTNNLDESKLYRKITFGERDENKPHKIILMVGETGTGKTTLINTMINYICGVQREDKVWFEITDDQSDRSSAHSQTSDVTVYGVYIQEGSVDLTIIDTPGYGDTRGAERDKEISRSLLRLCTTEDVMNKINAVCFVMKADQNRLTDRQLYIFDSVQSLFGKDIAEKIVLLFTHSKEYPPKNALTAVKEAKIKCAVDEKYQPIYFLFDNCQEQTFDEDYQTIQDQSWDLSYRGMTEFFKFLDMIKPKTL is encoded by the coding sequence atGTTTCTGTTTAAACTCCACAGAGAAAAGGCAAAACAATTTTGTAAAATGGAAGAACTGATCAGGAAAAGCAATTTAATGGAAGATGGAAATCCTGCTCGATACCAtctgaaaacaacaacaaataatcTGGATGAATCTAAGTTATATAGAAAAATCACCTTTGGTGAAAGAGATGAAAATAAACCTCATAAAATCATACTGATGGTGGGAGAAACAGGCACTGGAAAAACAACTCTCATCAATACTATGATCAACTACATCTGTGGTGTTCAGAGAGAAGACAAAGTTTGGTTTGAGATCACAGACGATCAGAGCGACAGATCATCAGCTCACAGTCAGACATCTGATGTCACAGTCTATGGTGTTTATATACAAGAGGGTTCAGTTGATTTAACAATCATTGATACACCAGGATATGGAGACACTCGTGGAGCTGAGCGTGATAAAGAGATTTCCAGAAGTTTATTACGTTTATGTACAACTGAAGATGTGATGAATAAAATCAATGCAGTGTGTTTTGTGATGAAGGCAGATCAAAATCGACTCACCGACAGACAACTATACATATTTGATTCTGTTCAGTCTTTATTTGGTAAAGATATTGCTGAAAAAATTGTGTTACTCTTCACACATTCAAAAGAGTATCCACCTAAAAATGCCCTGACAGCCGTCAAAGAAGCTAAAATCAAGTGTGCTGTAGATGAGAAGTATCAGCCGATCTATTTTCTGTTTGACAACTGTCAGGAACAAACATTTGATGAAGATTATCAAACAATCCAGGATCAATCATGGGACCTCAGTTACAGAGGAATGACAGAGTTTTTTAAGTTTCTTGACATGATAAAACCAAAgactttgtaa